A window of Sphingobacterium kitahiroshimense genomic DNA:
ATTGAATTTTTTGATATACCATGTTTTAACAAACTGTGTCAGTGTGCAGTAAGAAGCTAGTATGGCTATAAGCCAAGGAAAATAACTCAGTGGCAATTGTTGCATATATAATGCACCTGCAAAAGGTGAAAACGGAATTAATACTCCGATAACCATAATCAGTGAAGTTAACGCCACTACAGGCGCAGTAGCCCAACTTTGGATAAATGGAATTTTTCGCGTGCGAATCATGTGAACAATCAATGTCTGTGAAAGTAGTCCTTCAATAAACCAGCCGCTCTGAAATAGACTTTGGTGTTCTGGACTATTCGCTTTAAAAACAAAGAACATAACTGCAAATAGCGCATAATCGAAGATGGAGCTAATTGGGCCAATATAAAGCATAAATCTTTTAATGCCAGAAGCATCCCATTTTTTAGGTTTCTCAATGAAATCTTCATCCATTCTATCCCATGGAATAGATACCTGTGATACATCATATAGTAAATTTTGCACTAATATTTGCACCGGTAGCATCGGTAGAAATGGCAGAAAAGCACTGGCGCCCAACATGCTGAACATATTTCCGAAATTGCTACTCGCAGTCATTTTGATATATTTGATGATGTTTCCAAAAGTTCTCCTCCCATAAATTACTCCTTTTCTCAAAACCATCAAGTCTTTTTCGAGCAAAATTATATCAGCACTTTCTTTAGCAATATCCACCGCTGTATCGACACTGATCCCTACATCGGCATCTCTAAGTGCGGCTGCGTCATTAATACCATCACCCATAAAACCAACTGTATGACCTTTTTCTTTAAGTATTTTAACAACCCGAGATTTTTGAACCGGACTTAATTTTGCCAGAATAGAAACCTCTCCAATCTGTTCCTTTAATTCCATATCAGTCATTTTTTCAACTTCAGCCCCCAAAAGTACCTGATCAAAAGGAATACCTACATCTTGGCATATCTTCTTTGTGACAATCTCGTTATCACCTGTCAATACTTTAATATTCACACCTAACTTCTGTAAAGCTTCAATTGCTGCTTTAGCGGAAGGTTTAGCAGGATCAAGAAAACCGATAAATCCAGTGAGCGTCATATTTTGCTCATCTTCTAAAGAATAATTCAGTGCTCTGTCATCAAATTCACGTATAGCAACCAGTAAAACCCGCAGCCCTGCTTCATTTAGTTTATTTGAAGTTCTTAAAATCATCTTCCGCATCGCTTCATCCATAGGCATTACCTGATCTGATTGAATATGTAGCTGTTTATCATCTCCCGGATCAAAGGCGTGACTGCACAAATTAAGCATTTCTTCTACCGCTCCCTTACAGATGAGCAGATGTTTACCATTTCGTTGTTTTAACACAACAGACATTCTACGTCTTTGGAAATCAAAAGGAATTTCATCGACTTTTAAAAAATGCTCTTCCACTTTCAGGTAGTCATGTAATTCGACATGTTCGAGAACAGCAACATCGAGCAGGTTTTTAAGGCCTGTTTGATGAAAACTATTCAGATAAGCCCATTTGAGTACCTCTTCATCTTCCTGTCCGAAAATATTCAAGTGTCTTTCCAAAACGATTTTGTCCATAGTCAGCGTACCCGTTTTATCTGTACACAGTACATCCATTGCTCCAATATTCTGGATGGCATTGAGCCTTTTGATAATCACTTTGTGCTTACTCATATTCACTGCCCCTTTTGCAAGATTTGCAGTTACGATCATGGGTAGCATTTCCGGGGTCAGACCTACGGCAACGGCAATTGCAAAAAGCAGTGCATCCCACCAGTTTCCTTTAACGAATCCATTGATCATGAAGATTAAGGGCACCATGACAACCATAAAACTGATCAAAAGGTAGCTCACTTTATTAACCCCGATATCAAAATTTGTTTCGGCACGTTTACCCACAATAACTTTACTGAGTGAGCCAAAATAAGTTTGATTTCCTGTATTGACGACAACTGCTGTCGCATAACCACTTACCACATTGGTTCCCATAAAGCAGATGTTATCCAGCTCTACCAGTGGTTTCTCTTCAGCGTCCCGAACAGCCAAACTTCTCTTTTCTACGGGCAAAGACTCTCCTGTCAGCATAGATTGACTTACAAAGAGATCTTTAGATTTTACGATACGGCAGTCTGCTGGAATCATATCTCCCGCAGAAAGCAAAATGACATCCCCAGGCACTAATTTCTTAATATCAAGCTCTTCCTTTTCAGTCATATTCCTTACAACTGTCGCGGTAGTTTTTACCATGCTTTTAAGTTGCTCAGCGGCCCGATTACTCCTGTATTCTTGAAAGAACCTGAGTAGAGAGCTTACCATCACCATAATACCGACCATTACAACCGTTTTATAATCGGTCTCCCCGGGACTGGCCAACCATACATCCAATATAAAGGAGATCGTGGCAATAATAAGAAGTATGCCAATAAAGGGGTTGATAAATGCCTGAAATAGTTGCTTTATCCATGTAGGCGCTTGTTCATGGTGCAACTCGTTAAAGCCAAATCTACTTAACCTCTCTTTGGCTTGTATAGAAGATAAACCGCCGATATGGCTTTCCAGCATGGCGAAATAAAAATCCTGATCCGATCTTGAAACATTTTGCAGCTTGGTCGCAGCAGCCTCATCACTACCTTTTGACATAATTTTTCTTCTGTCAGTAATCGTTTTATCTTTTAAGCGCTCTTTTACGTTAATCATGGTATTAAATAGATATTATTAGTTATACAATTGGAAATGAAGCGATATCACACCAATCATTATCAGATATTTTAAATTATTATTAGTTTTTGGATATTGGTCCTTGGGTTATTAATCTATGTACGATGGGGCTAAAGATCATTCTCCATACCAGCTTTATTCCAGCTCACTTCAGAAACTTCATGTTCAATCGTTAATCGTCCCGCAATCCGCTCCATAATCGCATCTTCATTGCTATTTGCCAGTATTTCAGCCATTATTATTGCTCTGCTTGCGTCTCCATCATCAGTACTTTTTAGCGATCTTAACAACAGTTTTTCATCACTTCCAGTGAACTGAAGTAATAATACTCTCAAATGATTCTCCACATCTTGTCTGCATTTTATAATTAAGAGATACGCGACTGGATTATCAGCACTATTTACAGGTATACGGCTTAACTTTGTACCTAAAGGACGCATCACCACGTGCGTAATGATCAGAAAGACGGTAAAGATGGTGGCTTCAGAAAGAAAACCCAATCCGCAGGATGCTCCTATGGAAGCTGAGCACCACAGGGTAGCTGCTGTATTTAGTCCCCTTACGTTCACACCGTCTTTCATTATTACTCCTGCACCAAGAAATCCGATGCCACTTACGACGTAAGATATTACTCTACCAGAAGCATCTCCGCCAACTTTCACCCCAAGTGAAACGAACATGCAGGCGCCAAGACATACCAACATATTGGTTCTTAGTCCGGCCATCCGCTGTCTCCATTGACGTTCAGTGCCGATCGCTGCACCAAGTGCAAATGCGATAGATAATCTTAAAATAAATTCAAATAGTGTCATTGGCCCTCCTATTTTTAGTGTGTGTGAGGCTATACCTAACCGTATACAACAGTGAGGATGATAATCTTAAAAAGAGGTACCTGAAAGGGTAATTTTGCTTGTCACAGATGCGATCCACTATAGCGACCACCATCATTGGTCTTATAACTGAAGCTACTGAGCAGTCATACACGACAAGATCGTGTGTATATTTTTTAAACAGTTTTGAAAAATGAAACATAACGTTGTTTTAGGCCTGCAATCGGCATAAAACAAGGTTATGATGATTCGCGGGCAATTAAATAATTATCTCTTGTGTCTTTGAATGGAGGCCTGAGTCCATATTGTTTTTGTTTAAATGTGTTGCAAATATAAAATGCATACCGCTAACACGCCATTAGAGGATCAACAGAAATTTATTAGAAATTTATTAGAATTTGGAGAGAAGATAAATGTGAAATTTCACTGATCAGCGTAGGACCACTATGTACAACAGGGGTTATCGAGTCACGATTTAGTACAACGATTATTGAGCAGGAGATAAAATTTCCGTTCTAGGTTTAAAATCTTTTATAGTCAGGCCTATGATAGGGAGTCATCGCATTAGGAATATCTACTTCAATAATACCTATTACTCATGAAGTGAAAACAAGATGGTGAATAGCTTAGATTTAAATTTGACAAGCTTTTTTAAGTTCCCAAAAATAGAAATTACTCATCCATCTTGTAAATTTTTGCAAATGGGCTAAATGCACAAAGGTATTACTTCCGGGAAAATACTTGTTTATCCCAGATTGATATTTTCTGTATACCGGTAAACTTAGTCCGGTATATCAGTTTATTGTTTTCTATCGTAATTTCACTGTAAGGTGCATGGTGATCCTTATCCTCGGGCATGACCAATGTGTCTTTCTTGATATATGCCTTGTAGACATCGCCATGCTCTCGACTTTGGTATTTACAGGTCCAGTCGATGATCGTTGCAAATCGGTCATTATCAAAAGTTATCTGCAGGCATCTGGTTGTTTTTCTGTCAATCCATGTTCCACCATATTGTTTTTGGAGCTGTGTTATCGTGACAGATTTTTGGCTATAGCCGTTTGATGGGTATAAAAACCAAATGATTAGAAAAAGAAAGATCTTGTTAAAGGCTAGCATAACGTTAAATATAAGAATTTCCGTTTAAACCTTTAGAAAGTAGGATGACAGAACCTGAATGCGGCGCCGACATCGATCTAAAAGTATCATGATCACCGCTGTCATGTTCCGATTATATTGCTTTACACTAATCGCGCAGAACTAAGTTCATTAAGTATTAAGCTATCAATTCAAATCTTCAGCTATCTTAAAGTTTGATCATAAAAACACAAAGTTGATGTCATTCCACAGTTTGCTGCTCCTCTATTTTTTGAATATATCAGACATTGTTTCCTTGTCTAATACAGCCATGTCAAGTAGTTTCAATGATTTTACCATGGTAAGCGTAGTTGTTTTATACTTTTGAAAATGTGGAGTTTTCAGATGTTGCTGGTAAGCCTCATCGTTGGCGTAAATTTCCAAAATACGGATCTGTGATCGATCAGCTTTAATGTACATCGGAAGAATGGCTACTACACCTGGTTCTAATTTTACAGAGGCAGCTGCTTCTTCTTTTAAAATAGCACAGTATGCATCAAAATCTTTCGGATACACTTCAATTTCTGAAATTCGTACCAATTGTTTATTGCTATTAATCGTAGTATCCTGAACTGAGCTTTGTGCAAATATGATTTGACTACTTATTAGCATCACCAGGATTGTCAAAAATGGTAATTTGAATATATTTTTCATCTTTGTATTTGTTTGTTGGCAATAGCATATTCTTCCTCTGAAACAGCCTGTAACCAGGTCACATTTTCTTCATCTTTATAATTGGTGATCGCAATGTGGATCATGCCACTTACTGCAGATGCGCCATGCCAATGCTCCACATCTTCAGGAATATTGATGATATCCCCTTTTTTAATCAACTGGGCGACTTGACCTCTTTCTTGATAAATACCTGTACCATCGGTGATAATCAATACTTGACCTCTTGGATGTGTATGCCAGTTTGTCCTTGCTCCAGATTCAAAAGTAACATTGCCGAGGGCAAAATCATTATTTTCATCTTTTTCTTGCAACAGATTTAGAAATGCATTTCCTGTAAAATATCCATTGGTTATTTGATTTCCCTTTTCAAATATTTCATTTATTATTTGTTCCATATCCTTCTATTTATTGGTGTTACGTGAAAATTGCTTTCGGTCGTCATGACTACAGGTATAACCTTCTATGATAGTTATTGTTTTTAACTCAGGTCTTTGACAATCTATTTATTTACACCCAGTACAAAAATCCTAATTTAATAGAAAATATATGGTATATAAATCACGGAATCTCTTACCAATTTTACTGATTTATCATTACACTGATCGGTGTTATATAAATTTAAACTAGCTCTTTGACACCTAAAATAGATAAACTATCAATTTAATTAAACGAAATCAATAAATTTAAAATCAATATATTAATCATGTGTCATATTGTTAATCAGAATTTAAGGTTTTCCAAGCTTGAAATGTCATTTCGAATTTGATCTCACCTTTTCCATGCATACCCACCTCCTTCCAACCCGCAGTTTTGTAAAATATTGAAGCTCTTGTACCGGGTGCAGTTCCCAGCCAAACAGTTTGCTTTGTTTTATTGAAATACCAATTCAGCATAACATCGTGCAGTTGTTTTCCAATGCCCTGTTTTTCATAGTCTGGATGTACAAACAATGCCCAAATATTATAGTCAACTAGATCAACAATTGAAAAGCCAACGATCCTCTGGTCAATTTCACATATCCAGCCTTTCCCTCTTCTTATTAAAAAATCTTCACAGTCCTCATCACTTACCAGATTAGGATCTGAAAGCATATTTTCCTTGACGGCATTTCTCACAACTTGTATCTGCGGGATATCTCCGACTCTTGCTACTCTAAATTTCATTTTAATTTTTAATGATTGGTTATTATTGCATTTTCTAGGAATTGTGTTCACGTTAGCTTATTTGTATATCGTAAATTTATTATGAGACAGGTTAAATCCAAGATTTTCATATATGGCAATATTCTCAATTCGCTTTTTGTTTGTGGTTACTTCAATACTTTTTAGGTTATTTTGATCAGCAATCTCCATAATTTCATCAATCAATTTTCGCCCTATTCCTTTGTTTCTGAAATTCTGTGTTACGTAGAATTCTTGAATTTCGCCGACCAGTCCACTATGATGTAACAGATACTGCGTATGGAAAGTTATAAATCCCATTTTCCCATCTAAATTTTCAGCAATCAAATAATAATAATTTGGGTTTTTAATATTGTTATTGAATATCTCTTCAATAATTTCTTTATCTAAGATTTCATTTTCAAGTGCACACAAGCAATCGTAAACAAAGTCAAAATCTGTGCTTTCGATTCTTCTAATAGATGTAGATAATTCCATAAATTTTTATTGCAAAAAGTATAATTCAATTTATTTGATTAAAAATGATAATTATAAACGAAAACTCCTAAATAAACTGAAACATAAGACTCTATAGAAGCTTTGAAAAGATGCTGGATCATAAGAAAAGGATTTCCGTATTCTTCATCATTTTTTGTATTTTTAAGTTTTAAAAGAAAAACAAATGCATTATCAAGAGTTCCTTCCAGAAACCTCTTTACAAGACTACATCCGATATTTTTGGGTATTGGAAGACGACACAGATAATTTTAGCGTTAAGTCATTTAAGATCATCCCAGATGGCATACCTACATTGATCTTTCAAGAAAAGCCAAACCTCTTTTTTGATATGGATGCTCAGGCAGCACCGCAGTTGTATATACAAGGGCAGTCAACTAAGTTCACAGAGCATCGCGTTATGGGTAATTTTAGGATTATTGGAGTTTATTTACAGCCAACAGCTTTAAAAACTATTTTTAATGTAGATGCTTTCGAATTTAATGATCAAAAAGTTCCGCTAGAAGATATTATAACAGAACCAATTCTTCAACAACTTATTAATGCAGTCTCTTTAAAGCAAAAGATTAAAATTATCTCCAACTTTTTATTAAAACACATAAGCAAAGTAGAGCGCAATACTGAGAAAGCTACAATCGCATCCTTATTTCTTCAAAACGGAAAAACGCTTAAAGAAACTCAAATAGAAATGAATTTGTCGGAACGCTCGCTCGAGCGATTAATAAAACAATA
This region includes:
- a CDS encoding helix-turn-helix domain-containing protein, which codes for MHYQEFLPETSLQDYIRYFWVLEDDTDNFSVKSFKIIPDGIPTLIFQEKPNLFFDMDAQAAPQLYIQGQSTKFTEHRVMGNFRIIGVYLQPTALKTIFNVDAFEFNDQKVPLEDIITEPILQQLINAVSLKQKIKIISNFLLKHISKVERNTEKATIASLFLQNGKTLKETQIEMNLSERSLERLIKQYVGMPPKMFSRIMRFQSGLNILRQADFNSLTEIAYQNEYFDQSHYIREFKGFTGTNPERFMLNANEKLLNFPLWDASK
- the mgtA gene encoding magnesium-translocating P-type ATPase, which encodes MINVKERLKDKTITDRRKIMSKGSDEAAATKLQNVSRSDQDFYFAMLESHIGGLSSIQAKERLSRFGFNELHHEQAPTWIKQLFQAFINPFIGILLIIATISFILDVWLASPGETDYKTVVMVGIMVMVSSLLRFFQEYRSNRAAEQLKSMVKTTATVVRNMTEKEELDIKKLVPGDVILLSAGDMIPADCRIVKSKDLFVSQSMLTGESLPVEKRSLAVRDAEEKPLVELDNICFMGTNVVSGYATAVVVNTGNQTYFGSLSKVIVGKRAETNFDIGVNKVSYLLISFMVVMVPLIFMINGFVKGNWWDALLFAIAVAVGLTPEMLPMIVTANLAKGAVNMSKHKVIIKRLNAIQNIGAMDVLCTDKTGTLTMDKIVLERHLNIFGQEDEEVLKWAYLNSFHQTGLKNLLDVAVLEHVELHDYLKVEEHFLKVDEIPFDFQRRRMSVVLKQRNGKHLLICKGAVEEMLNLCSHAFDPGDDKQLHIQSDQVMPMDEAMRKMILRTSNKLNEAGLRVLLVAIREFDDRALNYSLEDEQNMTLTGFIGFLDPAKPSAKAAIEALQKLGVNIKVLTGDNEIVTKKICQDVGIPFDQVLLGAEVEKMTDMELKEQIGEVSILAKLSPVQKSRVVKILKEKGHTVGFMGDGINDAAALRDADVGISVDTAVDIAKESADIILLEKDLMVLRKGVIYGRRTFGNIIKYIKMTASSNFGNMFSMLGASAFLPFLPMLPVQILVQNLLYDVSQVSIPWDRMDEDFIEKPKKWDASGIKRFMLYIGPISSIFDYALFAVMFFVFKANSPEHQSLFQSGWFIEGLLSQTLIVHMIRTRKIPFIQSWATAPVVALTSLIMVIGVLIPFSPFAGALYMQQLPLSYFPWLIAILASYCTLTQFVKTWYIKKFNQWL
- a CDS encoding GNAT family N-acetyltransferase — encoded protein: MKFRVARVGDIPQIQVVRNAVKENMLSDPNLVSDEDCEDFLIRRGKGWICEIDQRIVGFSIVDLVDYNIWALFVHPDYEKQGIGKQLHDVMLNWYFNKTKQTVWLGTAPGTRASIFYKTAGWKEVGMHGKGEIKFEMTFQAWKTLNSD
- a CDS encoding MgtC/SapB family protein, giving the protein MTLFEFILRLSIAFALGAAIGTERQWRQRMAGLRTNMLVCLGACMFVSLGVKVGGDASGRVISYVVSGIGFLGAGVIMKDGVNVRGLNTAATLWCSASIGASCGLGFLSEATIFTVFLIITHVVMRPLGTKLSRIPVNSADNPVAYLLIIKCRQDVENHLRVLLLQFTGSDEKLLLRSLKSTDDGDASRAIIMAEILANSNEDAIMERIAGRLTIEHEVSEVSWNKAGMENDL
- a CDS encoding putative quinol monooxygenase; its protein translation is MKNIFKLPFLTILVMLISSQIIFAQSSVQDTTINSNKQLVRISEIEVYPKDFDAYCAILKEEAAASVKLEPGVVAILPMYIKADRSQIRILEIYANDEAYQQHLKTPHFQKYKTTTLTMVKSLKLLDMAVLDKETMSDIFKK
- a CDS encoding cupin domain-containing protein; the protein is MEQIINEIFEKGNQITNGYFTGNAFLNLLQEKDENNDFALGNVTFESGARTNWHTHPRGQVLIITDGTGIYQERGQVAQLIKKGDIINIPEDVEHWHGASAVSGMIHIAITNYKDEENVTWLQAVSEEEYAIANKQIQR
- a CDS encoding GNAT family N-acetyltransferase, with amino-acid sequence MELSTSIRRIESTDFDFVYDCLCALENEILDKEIIEEIFNNNIKNPNYYYLIAENLDGKMGFITFHTQYLLHHSGLVGEIQEFYVTQNFRNKGIGRKLIDEIMEIADQNNLKSIEVTTNKKRIENIAIYENLGFNLSHNKFTIYK